One Sulfurimonas hongkongensis DNA window includes the following coding sequences:
- a CDS encoding putative quinol monooxygenase: protein MSSITKRVTFIAKEGSEAKMKELLSAMVIPSKAEDGCIFYDIFQYENNPRKFMAVESWRDETALDGHKASAHYAVYKSSYEPFCEHKYSDELEILG from the coding sequence ATGAGTAGTATAACAAAGAGAGTAACTTTTATAGCAAAAGAGGGTAGTGAGGCTAAAATGAAAGAGCTTTTATCTGCTATGGTAATCCCAAGTAAAGCAGAAGATGGTTGTATTTTTTATGATATTTTTCAGTATGAGAATAACCCTAGAAAATTTATGGCGGTAGAATCATGGAGAGATGAAACAGCACTCGATGGTCATAAAGCATCAGCTCATTACGCAGTATATAAGAGCAGTTACGAGCCTTTTTGTGAGCATAAATATAGTGATGAACTAGAGATTTTAGGATAG